A genomic window from Paramormyrops kingsleyae isolate MSU_618 chromosome 23, PKINGS_0.4, whole genome shotgun sequence includes:
- the LOC111853489 gene encoding protein rapunzel-like, with protein MADAEKIKMTAAKVLGCVEKVSSFASSIDPLFGIVSTLVGVARKGLVGEEAHALEKDFQAVHSKLESISAQNQQVLRQIHINEVNEIFSKYEEYIKHQYAAFNNMVERVKKDPDSTPRYMTDFASIYERDKSELSLDTYYRGVIGAQTVFGRPLLKVYQQHCNFDRKVMERRCSHLGHLFHIGLIALMGYTAATEDDEEEVREKWTQRVAEIQAKMEEALAQCERAS; from the coding sequence ATGGCTGATgcagaaaaaattaaaatgaccgCAGCCAAAGTTCTGGGTTGTGTGGAAAAGGTGTCTTCATTTGCCTCCTCCATCGACCCCCTTTTCGGCATCGTCAGCACCCTGGTAGGTGTGGCACGCAAGGGCCTGGTGGGCGAGGAGGCCCATGCCCTGGAGAAGGACTTCCAAGCCGTCCACAGCAAACTGGAGAGCATCTCTGCCCAGAATCAGCAGGTGCTGCGGCAGATCCACATCAATGAGGTCAATGAGATCTTCAGCAAATACGAAGAGTACATTAAGCACCAGTACGCGGCTTTCAATAATATGGTGGAGCGGGTTAAGAAAGACCCGGATAGCACTCCCCGCTACATGACTGACTTTGCGAGTATCTACGAGAGGGACAAGAGCGAGTTGAGCCTGGACACCTACTACCGTGGTGTGATTGGTGCCCAGACGGTCTTCGGCAGACCCCTGTTGAAGGTGTACCAGCAGCACTGCAACTTCGACCGGAAGGTGATGGAACGTCGCTGTTCTCACCTTGGCCACCTCTTCCACATCGGCCTCATTGCGCTCATGGGTTACACGGCCGCCACCGAAGACGACGAAGAGGAGGTCCGGGAGAAGTGGACCCAGCGTGTGGCAGAAATCCAAGCTAAAATGGAGGAGGCTTTGGCCCAATGTGAGAGAGCTTCATGA